The proteins below come from a single Falco rusticolus isolate bFalRus1 chromosome 8, bFalRus1.pri, whole genome shotgun sequence genomic window:
- the LOC119152360 gene encoding leukotriene C4 synthase-like, whose protein sequence is MRNQIDLLATVTVLGVLEQAYFVLQVIYARRKYKISPPETRGHPEFERIFRAQANCSEYFPIFMSLLWVAGIFFHQGVAAACGLMYLYKRFKYFQGYSVAAQGRLGPLYASALLLWLLLGLAVAGLLAHFLLSRSSAWTTVLVWPRQLLGAW, encoded by the exons ATGAGAAATCAGATAGACTTGCTGGCCACTGTCACAGTTTTGGGAGTCCTGGAGCAAG cctatTTTGTGCTGCAGGTGATCTATGCCCGGCGGAAGTACAAGATCTCCCCTCCTGAGACAAGAGGTCACCCTGAATTTGAGCGGATCTTCAGAGCTCA GGCAAATTGCTCAGAGTACTTCCCCATCTTCATGTCGCTCCTCTGGGTTGCTGGAATCTTCTTTCATCAAG GTGTGGCTGCGGCGTGTGGGCTGATGTACCTCTACAAGCGCTTCAAGTACTTCCAGGGATACAGCGTGGCTGCACAGGGAAG GTTGGGGCCGCTGTACGCCAGTGCcttgctgctctggctgctgctggggctggcggTGGCCGGGCTCCTGGCACACTTCTTGCTGTCCCGCTCCTCTGCATGGACCACGGTGCTGGTGTGGCCCCGCCAGCTGCTTGGTGCCTGGTGA